One region of Gemmatimonadaceae bacterium genomic DNA includes:
- the tsaD gene encoding tRNA (adenosine(37)-N6)-threonylcarbamoyltransferase complex transferase subunit TsaD yields the protein MTLILGIETSCDETSAAVIERKESGGPALLSLVILSQDVHAVFGGVVPEIAARAHLTSLVPVADKALADAAAKFGDLDAIAVTHAPGLIGALLAGVSYGKALAFSLGIPVVAVHHMEGHLFAASLEDPGAEPPFMALLVSGGHTMLIDCPEWGSYELLGATRDDAAGEAFDKVAKLLGLPYPGGRYVEELAARGTPGRFRFKPPMLDGTWKENQPGYHDVSFSGLKTAVLNAVRASTDIERDRANIARGFQDALIETLVEKTVRAADDRGRSRIVLGGGVACNRTLVAAARKRAERIGATVHSASPRLSTDNAAMIARAGLFHFERGERADMSLNAFAMLPIPGLTNAVGY from the coding sequence GTGACGCTGATCCTCGGGATCGAGACGTCGTGCGACGAGACGTCCGCGGCGGTCATCGAGAGGAAGGAATCAGGCGGGCCGGCGCTGCTGTCACTCGTGATCCTGTCGCAGGACGTGCACGCCGTGTTCGGCGGCGTGGTCCCCGAGATAGCCGCCCGCGCGCACCTCACCAGCCTCGTGCCCGTGGCGGACAAAGCGCTCGCCGACGCCGCCGCGAAATTCGGCGACCTCGACGCGATCGCGGTAACGCACGCGCCCGGATTGATCGGCGCGCTCCTCGCGGGGGTGTCGTACGGCAAGGCGCTCGCGTTCTCGCTCGGCATCCCGGTCGTTGCCGTTCATCACATGGAAGGCCATCTCTTCGCCGCGTCGCTCGAGGATCCCGGCGCGGAGCCGCCGTTCATGGCGCTGCTCGTGTCCGGCGGCCATACGATGCTGATCGATTGCCCTGAATGGGGCAGCTACGAGCTGCTCGGCGCGACGCGCGACGACGCCGCGGGCGAGGCGTTCGACAAGGTCGCCAAGCTCCTCGGGCTTCCCTACCCCGGCGGGCGGTACGTCGAGGAGCTCGCCGCGCGCGGCACTCCGGGCCGCTTCAGGTTCAAGCCGCCGATGCTCGACGGAACGTGGAAGGAAAACCAGCCCGGCTATCACGACGTCTCGTTCAGCGGGCTCAAGACCGCCGTCCTCAACGCGGTACGAGCTTCCACCGACATCGAGCGCGACCGCGCCAACATCGCGCGCGGCTTTCAGGACGCGCTGATCGAGACCCTGGTCGAGAAGACGGTCCGCGCGGCCGACGACCGCGGCCGCTCGCGCATCGTCCTCGGCGGCGGCGTGGCGTGCAACCGGACTCTCGTCGCCGCCGCGCGGAAGCGCGCCGAGCGGATCGGCGCGACGGTGCACAGCGCCTCCCCCCGCCTCTCCACTGACAACGCGGCAATGATAGCTCGCGCGGGACTGTTCCACTTCGAGCGCGGCGAGCGAGCCGACATGTCTCTGAATGCATTCGCGATGCTACCGATTCCAGGACTAACGAATGCCGTTGGCTATTAG
- a CDS encoding prolipoprotein diacylglyceryl transferase, producing the protein MPSQYIVHQPFLYDIGPIKGIGGFGLAILLCFVIGQILLTRELTRRGHDPAPVGDLVFAAVVGGLLGAKIYYAILVQDMDALFDRAGFVFWGGLIGGIIATSLVIRFKKLRWSTISDASAISLAAAYSVGRTGCWAVGDDYGRPWESPLAVQFPEGAPPSTAANMSQLFGVSFPPGTDPSAVIAVHPTQIYEVILGFVMFLIVWRLRDHKHAAGWLFGLYAVLAGIERFVIEFVRAKDDRFFGGLTLAQMFALGFVAAGVAWMYSRREVGPGRPGIYAS; encoded by the coding sequence GTGCCTTCCCAATACATCGTCCATCAGCCGTTCCTCTACGACATCGGCCCCATCAAGGGGATCGGCGGATTCGGCCTCGCGATCCTGCTGTGCTTCGTCATCGGGCAGATCCTGCTGACGCGCGAGCTGACCCGGCGCGGGCACGATCCGGCGCCGGTCGGCGATCTCGTCTTCGCCGCGGTGGTCGGCGGGCTCCTCGGCGCCAAGATTTATTACGCGATCCTCGTGCAGGACATGGACGCGCTGTTCGATCGCGCGGGCTTCGTGTTCTGGGGCGGCCTCATCGGCGGGATAATCGCCACGAGCCTGGTCATTCGCTTCAAGAAACTGCGGTGGAGCACCATCAGCGACGCGAGCGCCATCAGCCTCGCGGCCGCGTACTCCGTCGGGCGCACGGGCTGCTGGGCCGTGGGCGACGACTACGGCCGGCCCTGGGAGTCGCCGCTCGCCGTGCAGTTCCCCGAAGGCGCGCCTCCCTCCACCGCGGCGAACATGTCGCAGCTGTTCGGCGTCAGCTTTCCCCCGGGCACCGACCCCTCGGCGGTGATCGCCGTGCATCCGACGCAGATCTACGAGGTCATTCTCGGCTTCGTCATGTTCCTGATCGTGTGGCGCTTGCGCGACCACAAGCACGCGGCTGGCTGGCTGTTCGGACTGTACGCCGTGCTGGCGGGGATCGAGCGGTTCGTCATTGAGTTCGTGCGCGCCAAAGACGACCGCTTCTTCGGGGGCCTCACGCTGGCTCAGATGTTCGCGCTGGGTTTCGTCGCTGCCGGCGTGGCGTGGATGTACTCCCGCCGCGAGGTCGGGCCGGGCAGGCCGGGGATATACGCTTCGTGA
- a CDS encoding serine hydrolase: MAKDSRKKQTRDTAKLRERIDEIKRDSGAGALAVAVRDVETPVEFDYESDRWFHAASTIKVPILVGVFGAVHAGELLPQSRLHVRNRFRSADDGSIFRVDPERDANAVVHAAIGKTMQIRELAFHMIATSSNLATNLLLDFVGLQSMQRTLADLGLDDGIELHRGVEDNRAFDAGISNRVTASGLAGMLKLIAEERAFSRTLSKEILDILHAQEFNSGIPAPLPKRTRVAHKTGEISTIAHDAGIVYLPGRNPYVLVVLTEWEPDGSGRQQAIARVSEAVHEFLTDEGGPKKDG; this comes from the coding sequence ATGGCCAAGGATTCCAGGAAAAAGCAGACCCGCGACACCGCGAAGCTCCGCGAGCGGATCGACGAGATCAAGCGTGACTCGGGGGCCGGGGCCCTCGCCGTCGCGGTGCGGGACGTCGAGACGCCTGTCGAATTCGATTACGAATCGGATCGCTGGTTTCACGCCGCGAGCACGATAAAGGTGCCGATCCTCGTGGGCGTGTTCGGCGCAGTGCACGCCGGCGAGCTGCTGCCGCAGTCGCGCCTGCACGTGCGGAACCGCTTCAGGAGCGCCGACGACGGCTCCATCTTCCGCGTGGATCCGGAGCGCGACGCCAACGCGGTCGTGCACGCTGCGATCGGCAAGACCATGCAGATCCGCGAGCTCGCGTTCCACATGATCGCGACTAGCAGCAACCTCGCCACCAACTTGCTGCTGGACTTCGTCGGCCTGCAGAGCATGCAGCGGACGCTGGCCGACCTTGGCCTCGACGACGGGATCGAGCTGCATCGCGGCGTGGAAGACAACCGCGCGTTCGACGCGGGGATATCCAACCGGGTTACGGCATCCGGTCTGGCCGGCATGCTCAAGCTGATCGCCGAGGAGCGCGCCTTCTCGCGCACGCTGTCGAAGGAGATTTTGGACATCCTCCACGCGCAGGAGTTCAACAGCGGCATTCCGGCGCCGCTCCCGAAGCGGACGAGGGTCGCGCACAAGACCGGCGAGATCTCCACCATCGCGCACGACGCGGGCATCGTGTATCTGCCCGGACGCAACCCGTACGTGCTGGTCGTGCTGACCGAGTGGGAGCCCGACGGCTCGGGCCGGCAGCAGGCCATCGCCAGGGTCTCCGAGGCCGTGCACGAGTTTCTGACCGACGAAGGAGGCCCGAAGAAGGATGGCTGA